In a single window of the Panulirus ornatus isolate Po-2019 chromosome 23, ASM3632096v1, whole genome shotgun sequence genome:
- the LOC139756682 gene encoding uncharacterized protein: MRTLIVVLLVAFVAAEQMGEAEAFPGLGQGQVDGNRPPSGYQNPQVNSPLHPHFNHPIHKRGADPGHDYKGYYGYGVPYGHYGYPYGYYGHGATYGYQTTVHHPGYGVSYQYNHGLVPAYYW; encoded by the exons ATGAGGACTCTG ATCGTTGTACTGTTGGTTGCCTTCGTGGCAGCAGAGCAGATGGGCGAAGCAGAGGCCTTCCCAGGCTTAGGCCAGGGGCAAGTGGATGGTAACAGACCCCCCAGCGGCTACCAAAACCCCCAGGTCAACAGCCCTTTACACCCTCActtcaaccaccccatccacaagcgTGGGGCTGATCCTGGCCACGACTATAAGGGCTACTATGGCTACGGTGTCCCGTATGGCCATTATGGCTACCCTTATGGCTACTATGGCCACGGGGCCACCTATGGGTACCAGACGACGGTGCACCACCCAGGCTACGGCGTCTCCTACCAGTATAACCATGGCCTCGTCCCTGCCTACTACTGGTAA